From Candidatus Zixiibacteriota bacterium, one genomic window encodes:
- a CDS encoding BatA domain-containing protein produces the protein MTFLNSIFLAGLAAVIIPLLIHFLSRRRIKIIDFSSLRFLLQMQKSKLRWLRILELLLLIIRMLILASIALAFARPALTGKQASSHAPASIVILIDDSPSVETLSSGGTIFDEMKRGVDVILNMLKPNDEATIITLSGRQTTIGPYSDYNRLRTQLYTLQPQASLPKFDEGLKKAAEILSVSHNLNREVYIFSDFQKGVWWDVPINLTDPQFRYFAIKYNNEDAENVSLTRTEFPPQLLAPGEEFEITAHLKNHNNNALNSRLVELFIDDEKKAQTAVNIKPSGNAAVEFTIVPESPGRHWGYFEIEDDDYNADNRFYFNLEIPPKISVLAIGQTTDDVKIISNCLKRSPDGQTTNLGSSSDVGYIDFTGIEVSGFSRQNLSAYDVVILNNITALPPSYFNSINDFVGSGGGLFIILGGSSNVESYKQFIAEKADITFSAPINAITEGQSRPYYYLDDFDLTHPIFKVYSPQNPQSSEIPSLKLFSYIPLDGGIALARLENNSAVLSLASNARIMVMGFGLSQKDSDISVHSFIVPFIIRTVEHLASAPSAAEEYFISGHPAALNIPEQLKASSVKLSKYNKSLTGAGDNHNTADEIVEVSRGAYGAFVNIPYAGFPGFYTLTTEADTVGFFSVNHDSVESTIESIDPKSLDEKLAADIIFIDGQSNIENEIMQAKFGFELWKYCLLLALALLIAESILVRKAR, from the coding sequence ATGACTTTTTTAAACTCGATATTTCTGGCTGGTTTAGCCGCCGTTATAATACCTCTTTTGATTCATTTTCTTTCGCGCCGGCGAATTAAAATCATCGACTTTTCATCTTTGAGATTTCTTCTGCAGATGCAAAAATCAAAACTTCGCTGGCTGAGAATTCTCGAACTGCTTCTTCTAATTATAAGGATGCTGATACTTGCCTCAATCGCCTTAGCATTTGCCCGTCCTGCCCTAACCGGCAAACAGGCTTCAAGTCATGCGCCGGCATCAATTGTGATACTTATAGATGACTCGCCATCCGTCGAAACGCTCTCATCAGGAGGGACAATTTTCGATGAGATGAAGCGCGGCGTCGATGTGATTTTAAATATGCTCAAACCCAATGATGAAGCGACTATAATTACATTATCCGGCAGACAGACTACCATAGGACCATACTCCGATTATAATCGCCTTAGGACGCAGCTCTATACTTTGCAGCCGCAAGCATCGCTGCCTAAATTCGATGAGGGGTTGAAAAAAGCGGCGGAAATATTATCGGTTAGTCATAACTTGAACAGGGAAGTATATATCTTTTCAGATTTCCAGAAGGGCGTATGGTGGGATGTTCCGATAAATCTAACCGACCCTCAATTCAGATATTTTGCTATAAAATATAATAATGAAGATGCTGAAAATGTTAGTCTGACAAGAACTGAATTTCCTCCCCAATTGCTTGCGCCCGGCGAGGAATTTGAAATCACCGCTCATTTGAAAAATCATAATAATAATGCGCTGAATAGCCGATTGGTAGAGCTTTTTATTGATGATGAGAAAAAGGCTCAGACCGCCGTTAATATTAAGCCCTCAGGAAACGCCGCTGTGGAATTTACCATTGTTCCCGAGTCTCCGGGACGTCATTGGGGTTATTTCGAGATTGAGGATGATGATTACAATGCCGACAACAGATTTTATTTCAATTTAGAGATTCCTCCAAAAATATCGGTATTGGCGATTGGACAAACAACCGATGATGTAAAGATTATTTCAAATTGCCTCAAACGCTCGCCGGATGGTCAGACGACTAATCTGGGGTCTTCGTCAGATGTCGGGTATATTGATTTTACCGGCATCGAGGTTTCGGGTTTCAGCCGTCAGAATTTGTCAGCTTATGATGTTGTCATACTTAATAATATCACTGCCCTGCCGCCGTCATATTTCAATTCTATTAATGATTTTGTCGGTTCGGGCGGCGGCTTGTTTATTATCCTTGGCGGCAGCAGCAATGTTGAATCATATAAACAATTCATTGCTGAAAAAGCGGATATAACATTTTCTGCTCCGATTAATGCTATTACCGAAGGACAATCAAGGCCGTATTATTATCTCGATGATTTCGATTTGACTCACCCGATATTCAAGGTTTATTCGCCGCAGAATCCGCAATCATCAGAGATTCCATCGTTAAAGCTGTTTTCATATATACCGCTTGATGGCGGCATAGCCTTAGCCCGTCTTGAGAACAATAGCGCAGTATTATCGCTGGCGTCAAATGCCCGGATTATGGTAATGGGGTTTGGGCTAAGCCAAAAAGATTCGGATATTTCAGTGCATTCCTTTATTGTGCCGTTTATAATCAGGACTGTTGAACATTTAGCCTCAGCTCCAAGCGCCGCTGAGGAATATTTCATCTCCGGTCATCCGGCGGCATTAAACATTCCCGAGCAGTTAAAAGCCTCTTCTGTAAAGCTGTCGAAATACAACAAATCGCTAACAGGAGCCGGCGATAATCACAATACAGCAGATGAGATAGTCGAGGTTTCGAGAGGTGCATACGGCGCTTTTGTGAATATTCCCTATGCTGGTTTCCCGGGCTTCTATACGCTTACTACTGAAGCTGACACAGTCGGGTTTTTCTCGGTTAATCACGACAGCGTCGAATCAACTATTGAGTCAATCGACCCGAAAAGCCTTGATGAGAAATTGGCCGCAGACATCATTTTTATTGACGGTCAATCCAATATAGAGAATGAGATAATGCAGGCGAAATTCGGTTTTGAGTTATGGAAATACTGTCTGCTGTTAGCTCTGGCTTTATTGATTGCCGAATCAATACTTGTGCGCAAAGCAAGATAG